A window from Variovorax sp. PBL-E5 encodes these proteins:
- a CDS encoding S1C family serine protease, whose protein sequence is MSDTSFASPLAQLSAAMVDAVAAASRSVVAVHAGRVRASGFVWRDGLVVTCDEALPEDETVELVLPGGASVQAAVAGRDPGTDIALLRIEAAALVPVALDTAPAAQAGAIALAVGASNGSPLSAAGTVSLAGPAWRSLRGGDIDARIELDLMLRRSAEGGLVVDAGGRAFGMAVFGPRQRVLVIPAATIERVASLLATHGRVPRGYLGLALQPVKLNPSGVGAMVMNVAANGPAAAAGLRQGDVIVAWNGQPVRSIQMLLRALGPASVGTVLTLTLQRAGEPAEARLTVGERPAD, encoded by the coding sequence ATGTCCGACACTTCTTTTGCTTCACCCCTGGCGCAGCTTTCCGCGGCGATGGTCGACGCGGTGGCCGCTGCATCGCGCAGCGTGGTCGCGGTCCATGCGGGCCGCGTGCGGGCGAGCGGCTTCGTCTGGCGCGACGGCCTCGTCGTCACCTGCGACGAGGCGCTGCCCGAAGACGAGACCGTCGAGCTCGTGCTGCCCGGCGGCGCCAGCGTGCAGGCCGCGGTGGCCGGCCGCGATCCCGGCACCGACATCGCCCTGCTGCGCATCGAGGCTGCGGCGCTGGTGCCCGTGGCGCTCGACACCGCGCCCGCGGCGCAAGCCGGTGCGATCGCACTGGCCGTCGGCGCCTCGAACGGCAGTCCCTTGTCCGCAGCCGGCACGGTCTCGCTGGCCGGCCCGGCCTGGCGCAGCCTTCGCGGCGGCGACATCGACGCGCGGATCGAACTCGATCTGATGCTGCGGCGCAGCGCCGAAGGCGGCCTCGTGGTCGATGCAGGCGGCCGCGCATTCGGCATGGCCGTGTTCGGCCCGCGGCAGCGCGTGCTCGTGATCCCGGCGGCAACGATCGAGCGCGTCGCCTCGCTGCTCGCCACCCATGGCCGCGTGCCGCGCGGCTACCTCGGGCTGGCCCTGCAGCCGGTGAAGCTCAACCCTTCGGGCGTCGGCGCGATGGTGATGAACGTGGCGGCGAACGGCCCGGCGGCAGCGGCCGGGCTGCGCCAGGGCGATGTGATCGTGGCATGGAACGGCCAGCCGGTGCGCAGCATCCAGATGCTGCTGCGCGCGCTGGGCCCGGCCAGCGTCGGCACGGTTCTCACGCTCACGCTGCAGCGCGCCGGCGAGCCTGCCGAAGCCAGGCTCACCGTCGGCGAAAGGCCCGCCGATTGA
- a CDS encoding response regulator transcription factor → MSPNAAAEPVVIALAIADPVLSERIAAALADVPGLRLAQAGEAADAALVPADAATPAALADAALSKRELEVLALMAEGASNKAIARRLGISVHTAKFHVGSLLDKLDATGRTDAVAHAVRQGVIHL, encoded by the coding sequence TTGAGCCCGAACGCCGCCGCCGAACCGGTCGTGATCGCACTGGCGATCGCGGATCCGGTGCTGTCAGAACGCATCGCGGCCGCGCTGGCCGATGTGCCCGGCCTGCGCCTGGCGCAAGCCGGCGAGGCCGCCGACGCGGCGCTGGTGCCGGCCGATGCGGCGACGCCCGCGGCACTGGCCGATGCGGCGCTCAGCAAGCGCGAGCTCGAAGTGCTGGCGCTGATGGCCGAGGGCGCCTCCAACAAGGCGATCGCGCGGCGCCTGGGCATCTCGGTCCATACCGCCAAGTTCCATGTCGGCTCGCTGCTCGACAAGCTCGATGCCACGGGCCGCACCGACGCGGTGGCCCATGCAGTGCGGCAGGGCGTCATTCATCTGTGA